In Chrysemys picta bellii isolate R12L10 chromosome 4, ASM1138683v2, whole genome shotgun sequence, the sequence tgagcttattaaccccttacaggtaaaggagggattttatgctacccttagctgtatgtttctGACAGCCCTCATTTGTCTCCTCTTTCAGTGTACTCCTCACTTTCTCACCCGCAGTGGAGAGTGCATCTAGGATAAATGGCAGAGAGGAATTACACAGCAGTGACTGAGTTCGTCTTGTTGGGATTCACTCAAAACCCGAAGGTCCAGGTCATCCTCCTTGTGATGTTTCTGCTGATCTACATGCTGATACTAGTGGGGAACCTCACCTTGGTCACCTTAATCAGAACTGACTCCcagcttcacacccccatgtactttttcatcAGCAACCTGGCCCTCTTAGATGTTGGTTGCACCACCACTATCACTTCCAGCATACTAGTTACTTTAGTATCAGGAAGAAAAGTCATTTTGTTCACTGGATGTGCTCTGCAATTCTTCTTCCTATGCATCACATTGTCCTGTGAATGTTACCTCTTGGGTGCCATGGCATATGATCGCTTCATAGCCATCTGCAACCCATTGCTCTACACTGTCATCATGTCCAAGGAGTTTTGCATGCTGTTGGTGCTGGGGTCGTACCTAGTGAGCTGCATGAATGCAATTGTTCAAACTATATTTATATTCCGTTTGTCCTTCTGCGACTCAAATGtcatcaaccatttcttctgtgacgtGTCCCCCCTCCTGAAACTGTCCTGCTCTGACACCCGCATCACAGAGATTGTTCATTTCACCTGTGCCACTGTGGTGGTAACACCTACTATCTTGATCATCCTTATCTCCTACATATACATTGTGGTCGCTATCGTAAGGATCAACTCTGCCAAGGGCCAACGCAAAGCTttctccacctgcgcctcccacctgACGGCTGTCACCATCTTCTATGGAACGGGCTCTTTCATGTATTTACGGCCCAGTTCAAAGTACCTCATGGATCAGGACAaaatcatttctttgttttataccctggtgatccccatgttgaaccccctgatctacagcctgaggaacatgGAGGTGAAAAAGGCCTTTACGAGGATGTTAGACCGGAAGATTTTTTCTCAGTGAATTTAAATGTTGGGAATGGGTTTTTAATGGTAAACGGGAGTGAAAGGGCGGAGTGAATTCTTTACATCATTATCTTGGTTTTTGTGGATAACCAACCCTGTGCATCTTGCACCAAAAAGAACTAAGGGGCAGGTTTTCCAAGGAGATCTGCACCAAACAACTATGATTTAGCATCTCATGAAGTATCCAGCTTCTCAGAGCTGCACAACTCCCAGTTAGGAACCATTTTATGCTAAGGCTGCATTTCCATCCTCAAGTGAAGGGCAGGCTGGTCCCATGGTTCAGGCACTGGCTGAAGACATagaaaacctgggttcaatttcttgGTCCACAatgggcttcctgtgtgaccttgggcaagtcacttagcctctgtgtgcctcagttctccatccttACAAAGGGGATAGTGGCACTGCCCGGTCTCCTGGAGTGCTGAAAGGGGAGCAACGTTGAAGAAAAAAAGACagtaaagtgcttggagagctACTGATGTAAGCAATAggccggggtcggcaacctgcggcacgcatgccaaaggcggcatgcatgCCAATTTTTACTGGCAcactgctgccagccagggtcccggccagCAGCCCCGCTCAGCCAGCTGCTGGCATGAGTGAACGGAACCCCCGGTCGGCAGTGGCTGAGAGtggccggtggccgggaccctggctggcaggagccgtcgcatggaaccccagaccggcagcgggctgagccgctctgcctgccactggtctggggttctgtccaccggctctgctcagcccgctgccggtctggggttccagccgcccagctcctgccagcagggTCTGGGTTTACGGTCCTGCTCAgccctcctgccggcctggggtaccggcagccagccctgggctctgctcctggcctggtcccagcgctctgcagcccttatcaaaagttacactacaattagcttaaaaacttTGTATATTACAGGAATCGTTAAAACATGTGTAATGTTAATaaataggtttgatgaaacaaagtatttgtacttatgtgcctgtgcttaatttgtgttttctatgatttaccttctaaaaaaatctcgcATGActtgcacccccagaaagggccaGGGGGTGCGGGCAcaccaggttaagaaccactgcactaaactgataagatctgcatttcaatttaattttaaatggagcttcttaaacattttaaaaaccttgtttactttacatacagcaatagattagttagagagagagaccttctaaaaacgctaAAATGCATTAccagcacgcaaaaccttaaattagagtgaataaatgaagactcagcacatcacttctgaaaggctaCTGACCCCTGCaataggcattattattattaatttatttatttaattgttttatttattaattaagtGTTTTTAAAGCGTGAGCTGGGCCCTCTAATAATGACAGTGACTGAAAAATCATTTATATTTCATAATAATAATGTGTGTGTGCTtattatttgccttctagtttttgaATATTTGAGTTATTCAAACCAGTGAATATTTGGGTGAACTCTGGTCATGTTTAGAAGATTTCATTACAGGGTCTTACCTAGAGTTAAGGGCATGCCCCAATGAGCCACTTTGGGCCATTTCATCTCTGCCTTATACAATACTAGTCCACTTATTTCGTAAAACCTTCTACTTACTCACCAACAGCCCTTTCTGTTTCATCGAAGGCCACATATAATTTACATCTGATAGTTGCCTGCTCGTCTATGCTAAAAGCTTTGTATGGGTTTGTTCTTCTCAGATTTCTAAGGATCACCTGACAAAATTACATACAAACAAAGCATCATCATTAGAAGTAAGTTACGCCTACTGAGAGTTTGGTCCCATACATACGTCATGACAAAAATGACAAACACAAGCATGGTGTTGAGACTATTGCATTAACTTGATAAATGTTatctgcagggccggtgcaacccattaggtgacctaggctgTCGCCTAGgacgctaacatttggggggtccctggatgatcgagatacaaaaggagcacttaaagacaataaagtcattgtggagaaagtaaatgaattctttgcttcagtcttcacagctgaggatgttagggagattcccaaacctgagccatcctttctaggtgacaaatctgaggaactatcacagattgaagtgtcactagaggtggtcttggaattaattgataaacttaacagtaacaagccactgagaccagatggcattcacccaagagttctgaaagatttcaaaagtgaaattgcagaactattaactatggtttgtaacctctcctttaaatcggcttctgtacccagtgtctggaagatagctaatgtaatgctaacatttaaaaagggctctagaggtgatcccagcaattacagaccagtaagtctaatatCAGTACcgagcaaattagttgaaacaatagtagagaataaaattgtcagacacatagaagaagataaattgttgggcaaaagtcaacatggtttctgtaaagggaaatcatgtcttactaatctattacagttctttgaaggggtcaacaaacaagtggacaaggggaatccagtggacatagatttccagaaagcccttgacaaggtccctcaccaaaggctcttacataaagtaacttgtcatgggataagagggaacgtcctttcatggattgagaactggttaaaagacagggaacaaagggtaggaatcaatggtaaattttcagaatggagaagggaaactagtggtgttccccacgggtcagtcctaggaccaatcctattcatattattcataaatgatctggagaaaggggtaaacagtgaggtggcaaagtttgcagatgatactaaattgctcaagatagtgaagaccaaagcagactgtgaagaatttcaaaaagatTGGGCAACAAATTGGCAAATGAAAtataatgtggataaatgtaaagtaatgcacattggaaaaaataaccccaactatacatactatatgatgggggctaatttaactacaactaatcaggaaagagatcttggagtcattgtggatagttctcggaagacgtccacgcagtgtgcagcagcagtccaaaaaacaaagaggatgttaggaatcattaaaaaatagagagagacaaTAAGATGGAGAatgttattgcccttatataaatccatgatacgcccacatcttgaatactgtgaaccgatgtggtctccttatctcaaaaaagatatactggcattagaaaaggttcagagaagggcaactaaaatgattaggggtttggcaatatgaggagagattaaagaagctaggacttttcagcttggaaaagaagagactaaacggggatatgatagagctatataaaatcatgagtggtgtggagaaagtgaataaggaaaagttatttacttgttcccataatagaagaactagaggtcaccaaatgaaattaatgggcagcaggtataaaacaaataaaaggaagttcttcttcacacagcgcacagtcaactacTGGAAGTCCTTGCCtaaggagattgtgaaggctaggactataacacggtttaaaagagaactagataaattcatggaggttaagtccattaatggctgttagccaggacgggtaaggaatggtgtccctagcctctgtttgtcagagggtggagacggatggcaggagagagatcacttgatccttacctgttaggttcactcccgcTGGGGCACTGGCATTGGCaactgtcggtagacagaatactgggctggatggacctttgttctgacccagtatggccattcttatgttcttaaggtaatGCTGCATTTGTGATGACATGAGGTACATGGATCTGATAGCAAGATTGAAGCCTGAACAATTTTAAGGGGATTAACTGGCAGTCTGAGTGAGAAAATCCCTAGATGGGAGCTGAAATGGTTCAAAGAGAAAGCACTTCTGGAAAAGCCATTTTGTCAGGGTGAGatattcagaagtgcctaagggaATGACCAGTACAAGTTGCAGGGAaagtattatctgcattttacataGTGAGGAATTGAGGCATAGACGGTAGTGctcaaatttttttaaaagagctttaaCGTTGAGTGCCCATATTTAAACACCTGGGCTGACGTCATAAGTGCCTGAGTGACATTTTCAGCCATTTTCAACGTGGCTGTAGCTCTCAAGAGTCTAAAAccagagccctgcgtggatacaaaatttgtaaccGCATCCGAGCTGCAATCCGCCAAAAAGATCCATGGATATAAAGtgaatatccacagatttgcagggctctagatacAAAGTTTGTGTCTGCATCAGGTCCCTGATCCACAGAAATGGTCTGCAGTTATAAAACAgatatctgtggatttgcagggctctaattaAAGGAACCAGATACGAATCTATTTTCCAATATGTGTCACTTTTTGCACCTTCTGAGGTGAGTTACCCCATGAGCATCTGATCAGGATTTGGGGGATCGGAGGGGAGGAATGGGCCAGTTCTCTTTGaaacaaagaaaagggaaataaagaaaaCACCCCGAAGTTGGAGCAATAACTGGACACAACACATCTTTGTGTGGTTATCCCTAGGGGACGTGAAGGTTTTAATGATCCCATCTGTGTCTACCCTGAACTGCAGAACTCTGGGGCTCTCCAAGGATTCCATCCCCAAATGGCACTGAAAAACGTCTATAAACATGGCTTCCAAACACAATCCGCTTTGCAGTCAAGAATAACAGACGTCTCCCTCCTGCAGGTAGGTTTAATTGCTCTGGTTCTGATGaaagtgaaataaatattttcttttggttCTGGCAATTTGAATTAATTCTGTTTCAGAGCCAAATCTCATGGAGATCAGATTATTGACTCCAGAGGTCCTGACTTTTCTAAGAAGGctgcatcctcagctggtgtcagttgCCTAACTCCACTAAAGCCAATTTTCCATTTACATGTGCTGACGATCTGGCTTGTTAGAGCAGAGCAGTAGCTCTGCTCTAGAAAAGGTTGAGACTCACTTTCCATTGCCTCTAAAATCCACAGCCTTACTCAGACTGTCTTGAAATCAGCTGATCCTCATGGATGTCCAAGGTAGGATTAATGGACTAAGTTTGGAGTCATGTATGCACGGGAACAGCCCCTTGAAAAATCACGGGATATTAGAATTGTACAGTTCTCATCATGTTATTTTGTGAAAGCCCTGGGCACAATAGTCCTCTGGTTCTCCCCAGACATATGACAAGGAGGAAGGTGGAGAGGAGAGCTGAATTGCGTGTGTGCGCATGTGGTGGGAAGGAAAGCTTGGAGCAGCCAGGGCTTTTGGGGCAGGTCACAGCAATGGATGTGGTGGAGGGCTGGGCATCAGAGCAGGGGTAGaggcatgtgtgtggggggggggtgtccactTTCCAAACACTAGGGCTTTGAAAACCGAGTTCGATGACTAGAGCTCTGAAGAAGAACTGGCTTTTGAACAATTCAGGGTTTTTATTTTCCTGTGATCCCTTGATGTATAACGGAATGTCCTCAAAGGGGCCTTTGCTTTCTGGGAGCTCAGAGACACTGAGAGCAGAAACTCAAGTGGCATaactggtgggaagggaagtCGAGCCACCTGTGTCCTTCTGCACGCATAaccccctcccattccccacaATTATTCCCCAGGACTGTTCCACTaggtggagggagggagctctTCTTCCCTCCACTTTTCCTGGGTCAAGGGAAGGAACCCCAAACTCCACTCCTTCTCCACACTGCAGTGGGAAAGGGGTaggctcacccttcccttggtgTGTTTGCttccaggggaagggggaggccaGAACAGAACTGGGGAGCgtggggaagaaaggagagcatcaGAGCTCGACAGTGGGAAGTCTAGGGGAGCTTCTACTCTTCCtccctgctaaaaaaaaaaaaaaaaaaaaaactcctcacAGCCAAGCTCTCTAATTATGTCCCCTCTTCAAACAATTGCCCCCACTGACTCCGTGTTAATCCTTGTGCTTGTCCTGCATCCTTGAGCTGCCAGGGGATTGGAGGACTGGTCTGATCTGTACAGACAGAGAAACAGGAGACAAGGAGATGATGTAAAGATTGGCAAGAATTACCATGGTCACAGAAGGCAGTAGCTGAATGTCAGCCCCTTCACTAAGGAGCAGTGGTTGAGGAGAGCTGGGCTGTGGAACATGGGGATGTCAAAACATTATTTGGCCAGAGAGAGCGAGTGGTTAAGGTACCCATCTCATGGGCAGGAGACCCTGCGTCCCAGCCCCCTTCGCCAATCATTCTTTCTTTATCCAcactggaacagcttcaacaggagaaacatGATATTCCAGAGGCCAGAGCACTCTCCAGAGGTGGGAGAAACCTGTTTaaatcctttcttccctctctgccagggatggggaatggaacctgggtctcccacatcccaggcaagttctctaaccactgggccaaaaGTTATCAAGGGGGCAACAGCACCACAGCTTCCTCCTTCCGCCATTTTGTGCAGAACGGGGCCGGTGTCTAATTCATTCCCTCAAGAAACTGCTACTAAGCCAGGAGAGGGGTACCTGTGTGTGGATTGCTAGGAGAGAGAGTCACATACATCCAGGTGGAAGGGAGGTGACTATCTGTGAGGAAGGGGCAGTGCTTAGCAAATCAGTGGGTCCCATTGGCAAGCTTAGGGGACTCCCCACCTGGCATCAGGCGGGCTGTTGTGGAATGCATTTGAAGGTGCCGATCTGTCCCCATTCATTCTACAGGGAGATTGTAGAAgcgccttcactggaggttttcaaaaggaggctagaGAGTCATCTACCTTGGATGGTTTGGGCACAACAAATCCTGCCTCGTGGCAGGAAGTGAGACtcgatgacccttgcagtcccttcgaccgctatggttctgtgattctacaggGAGGTACCTAACTCGGCTTTCTGGACTGCAGTGCTGTGCTTGTTTTTGTTTAGGTACCTAAAAGGTAGATGCCATGATGCTCGGAGCTGCACTGCCTGAGTCCCTTAAACACAGCGGGCCAGATGATCATCCCCACAGACATGCTGAATAGAATCATATCCCACCATTGCTCCCGTTGATGTGAATAGCACCACCGCCCGGCTGGGGTAAGTTTGCTGCTCAAGTGAGAAAAGGTATCGGATCGGGTGCTCGGAGTGAAGGAACTTTTTTTGGTTTCTTCTTCAGAAAGGCCGGGCTGTAAACCTGGGCTTGTGATAAACAGGGCCGTGCAGCTTTAATAGCTGAGTCACCGTGGTAATGTGAGGAGTGGAACCGGAGAAAGAGGGTCAGTTTTCTGGAGGGACCTACTTCATTGTGACGTCAGGAGCTCAGGAGTGCGAACAGGGGTCAGGCTCCTTGTGCACAAATGCTAGAGGTTCTGCATAGAACGCTGGGTCGCCTGAGGAAACTGAATAAAGGTCTCTTTCCTGCCACTCCCTGCTTGCCCACACCccttattgctaatgaaacaactaGGCTGGCTCCATAACAGAAAGTGCAAAAGCACCCATGCCTCAGAGACATTCACACACCAAGTAGTACTTTGCCATGCAAAACGTCTCATTGCTCCGTGGTCGCACTAACTGATGTGGGTGATTGGATCAGAATCTGAGCCTGGAAACGACATTATGCAGGTGGGTGCGTTGTCCGCAGCAAAGATTGAACTTGTCCCTGTGGCTTCAAGAGTATGAGCCACCACTCCCTGAGCTAGAAAACCTAGCATGAAGCCAGTGCTGGACTCTGAACACTCCATGTAGTTCAGGGAGTAGAGGGAAACAGATCTTCATGGTGGGTTGGAGGCTTCTGGAATCCGGAGATGGATCCACTGCCTAGAGTTTATGCTTTGTTGAAAGTGACAGAGTTTGAGGTGTTTGCATTCAGCCCTCATTTGTCTCTTCTTTCAGTGTACACCTCACTTTCTCACCTGCAGTGGAGAGTGCGTCTGGGATAAATGGCGGAGAGGAATCACACCGCAGTGACTGAGTTCATCTTGGTGGGATTCACACAAGACCCGAAGCTGCAGGTCATCCTCCTTGTGTTGTTTCTGTTGATCTACCTGCTGATCCTAGTGGAGAACCTCACCTTGGTCACCTTAATCAGGATTGACTCCcggcttcacacccccatgtactttttcatcAGCAACCTGGCCCTCTTAAATGTCGGATACGCCACCATTATCACTTCCAGCATACTGATTACTTTAGTATCAGCAAGAAAAGTCATTTTGTTCTCTGGGTGTGCTCTGCAATTCTTCTTCTTATGCATCGCATTGTCCTGTGAATGCTACCTCTTGGGTGCCATGGCATACGATCGCTTCACAGCCATCTGCAACCCATTGCTCTACACCATCATCATGTCTAAGCGGTTCTgtgtgctgctggtgctgggatcGTACCTAGTGGGCTGTGTTAATGCAATTGTTCAAAGTATATTTATATTCCGTTTGTCCTTCTGCAACTCAAACGtcatcaaccatttcttctgtgacgtGCCCCCCCTCCTGAAGTTGTCCTGCACTGACACCCGCATCACAGACATTGTTCATTTCACCTGTACTGCTGTGGTGGTAACACCTACT encodes:
- the LOC135983473 gene encoding olfactory receptor 5AR1-like, which gives rise to MAERNHTAVTEFILVGFTQDPKLQVILLVLFLLIYLLILVENLTLVTLIRIDSRLHTPMYFFISNLALLNVGYATIITSSILITLVSARKVILFSGCALQFFFLCIALSCECYLLGAMAYDRFTAICNPLLYTIIMSKRFCVLLVLGSYLVGCVNAIVQSIFIFRLSFCNSNVINHFFCDVPPLLKLSCTDTRITDIVHFTCTAVVVTPTILIILISYIYIVVAILRINSALGQRKAFSTCASHLTAVTIFYGTGSFMYLRPSSKYLMDQDKIISLFYTLMIPLLNPLIYSLRNMEVKKAFTRMLDRKIYSQ
- the LOC135972108 gene encoding olfactory receptor 5AR1-like, yielding MAERNYTAVTEFVLLGFTQNPKVQVILLVMFLLIYMLILVGNLTLVTLIRTDSQLHTPMYFFISNLALLDVGCTTTITSSILVTLVSGRKVILFTGCALQFFFLCITLSCECYLLGAMAYDRFIAICNPLLYTVIMSKEFCMLLVLGSYLVSCMNAIVQTIFIFRLSFCDSNVINHFFCDVSPLLKLSCSDTRITEIVHFTCATVVVTPTILIILISYIYIVVAIVRINSAKGQRKAFSTCASHLTAVTIFYGTGSFMYLRPSSKYLMDQDKIISLFYTLVIPMLNPLIYSLRNMEVKKAFTRMLDRKIFSQ